The Marasmius oreades isolate 03SP1 chromosome 2, whole genome shotgun sequence genomic sequence cgATAACGTGTCGCACGGCAGTCTTACTAATCACCTTCCTTTTTCAGTTATTTGGCACTTACAGCTGGGCCGACTTACAGACTTACAAAgtacaccaccaaaaccggcccatgtcgtacagatatgtgctactttacaTCTGGAAACCGCAATCCATCCCATAGTAGTGTGCCAGATATATAGTCACCATAGTGTGTGTAGTATTACCCTGGAACTCGCTTGCTCGGAAACAGGACGTATCCCTGACATCTGGCAATATAGTATGATATAGTATCTATTGAATACTATATTGTCAACCTCAGGTAACCGTACACACCAACTCGTCCGGATATAGGTATGATGGTTGGCGCGCAACATAATGTTGATTTTTTTGATGTACACGCAATGTACACGTGTCAGTTGTACGTCACGTCGCTATCCCTAGGATAAAGGTCGAAACCTGGGTTATGACTATTTCCCCTTCTGATTCCTACATTCTGAGTCCAAGTTACAACAACGACAATGACAAATTTTGCCAGCCCAGCTGCAGCAGGGGGCGGGGTGGCCTTAAACTCACGGTAGGTCTCTTTTACAAAGTCGTATCACGCTATATTAATAGTACTTAGATTATTCTTACTCGCCGTATGGATGTTTGACCACTCTTGTTCATACTACACCGCCAATTGTTGAACAGATAGCTGACATatctgctactttatataatcaccatctatctccacatatgttcacgatatgtggagtcacatgacaatgccataaatactcagcacaaatgtttccagtggtcctcctgccctactcctacatacattgacctttggtaggtaaaatatgccatttggacccatttccatcacgggaggaacaagggatgccagaatttcctttgctggactgtgttatggcattattacggcatggtcaacatatgttcacgatatattgagtttataggatatatataaagtagcacatatctgtacgacatgggccggttttggtggtgtagtAGTAAATATATACATTGTACATAGTTCATTATTTGGTACCATAAATTATAATATCATCCCCCTGCCAATAATTTCGATGCGAAGAGTAAACTGGAGTGATGGCATTGTATATTGATCAACCCAATCTGGTCTCAACTGTGCACGATTCAGCTGCCGAGATAGGACATAACCCCTTGAGCATGAAGTATATAGTGCATGATAGTGCTACATAGAGTTCTGCCAAATATGGTAGTTACTATGTAGAGGGTATCAAGCTATATGTACTATATGACTATTTATACTATCGAGGACTATGTAGTCTGGGAGCGGTTTCCAGATgtatatatatcccataaactcaatatatcgtgaacatatgttgaccatgccgtaataatgccataacacagtccagcaaaggaaattctggcatcccttgttcctcccgtgatggaaatgggtccaaatggcatattttacctaccagaggtcaatgtatgcaggagtagggcaggaggaccactggaaacatttgtgctgagtatttatggcattgtcatgtgactctacatatcgtgaacatatgtggagatCAATTGGCAGTGTAGCTATTTCAACTTTGAACGCGACTAGTGTATACATACCTACCTCCCGCTATGATATTTTCCTCATTCATACCTCAGATAGTTCTTTTTCCGTCTCGACATCCTGCAGTCTTCCTCAGGATAATGAAAATCCCGCTGCCAGAAAGACTCAGTGAGGCACCGCAAGCGCCGTTGCGCGCGGCATAGCCTTGGGCCACTGTCACTTCAACTCTCCCACTGTTCATCTACTCTTGCCATGCCCAAAATCAGAACATCCAGGACAAAGCAGCCACCAGAAGGATTTGAGGAAATCGAATCCGTGAGTTCCACTTGTATCTCTATCACGCTTTTTGGAGTCTGACCGCTGACTATATCACTTGTAGGTTTTGGACGACTATGCGCGCAAAATGCGAGATGCTGAGAACGAATCTCACGACGGCAAACGAAAATCTGAATCCCTGTGGCCTATCATGCGTATTGCACACACGCGGTCGAGATACGTGTATGAGCTGTACTACAAACGGGAAGCTATCAGCCGGGAATTGTACGATTGGTTGTTGAAAGAAGGTTACGCAGATGCAAAGTGAGTCGCATTCTATCTCAACTTTGAACTAAAATATCTCACCACTTTGAACTCAGTCTCATTGCTAAATGGAAGAAGTCTGGTTATGAGAAGCTCTGCTGTCTTAGGTGCATTCAAACTAAGGTGTGCGCTGTGCAAATCGTTTGTGGCTAAAGCTTGATGTTCTTATTTCTCTCGTTCCAAGGACATGAACTATCAGGGCTCAACGTGCGTATGCCGTGTACCGAAAGCTCAAGTACGATCGGGAACAGTCGTAGAATGTGTTCATTGCGGTACTCGTTATTTGCTGGAAACTCATTGAACCAGAGGCTCACCTTATCAAATTAGGTTGCCGTGGATGTAGTTCAGACTCTTAGCGCAGCTAATGCATGACATAGAGATCTCAGTAGAACACCTGCTACCTTCTGTTTGCCAGACGGTAAGTCCCGGTGGGAGAGTGTACTTCTATACAAATTCCCACCCCTTCTTCTCAGTAGTCATGTACAATATCCACAATCCTCTTTTCGGAACTATTCTGTATGAAGACCCCTCAAGTTAGTTGATCCCTCGCCAAGAGTACCCCTGGTCTCTGGACAATGTTAGGGATCTATTGACCCCGTATGTTACCCTATTCTGGCCAGACTAAAATGTAGCTCCTGTGCTCTACTAAGGGTCGATCCTGATCGAGGCGCTTGTTTCCATATTTAATCCAGAGCCTCCCTTACCCGGTCTCATTGTTACCACCATGGGCCACTTCAGCAGGGATTTTGCCCTCGCCCACGACCTTCTCGCTAAAAGGGCTGCATCCAGTCAAGCAGGAATTATCTCTGGTGACAATCCTATTCGCTATAACGACGTAGACCCACTTCGTCTATGGGTTATTCAACTTGTCATTATTGTCTGTTTCACCCAGATCCTTGCTCTCATTCTCGGTCGTATTCGCCAACCACGGGTCATTGCAGAAGTAATCGGTGGCATTTTACTTGGACCTAGTGTGATGGGTCGGATTCCCCATTTCAATGACACGAT encodes the following:
- a CDS encoding uncharacterized protein (BUSCO:EOG092652KR); translation: MPKIRTSRTKQPPEGFEEIESVLDDYARKMRDAENESHDGKRKSESLWPIMRIAHTRSRYVYELYYKREAISRELYDWLLKEGYADANLIAKWKKSGYEKLCCLRCIQTKDMNYQGSTCVCRVPKAQVRSGTVVECVHCGCRGCSSDS